Proteins encoded by one window of Halorubrum ruber:
- a CDS encoding DUF5805 domain-containing protein, with translation MGGDRQSVKTYVPTEQKELWRDHADELDMSLSEFVRTMVQAGRKGFAPVDSGEREEPDSEGADPGGHDLERGVRAALESGPCSWDELVEAVVGDVEDELEATLDDLQERNRVRYSGRDGGYVLTDE, from the coding sequence ATGGGAGGCGATCGACAGTCGGTGAAGACGTACGTGCCGACAGAACAGAAGGAGCTGTGGCGCGACCACGCCGACGAACTCGACATGTCGCTGAGCGAGTTCGTCAGGACGATGGTACAGGCCGGACGCAAGGGGTTCGCGCCGGTCGACTCCGGCGAGCGCGAGGAACCCGATTCCGAGGGCGCTGACCCCGGGGGTCATGACCTCGAAAGGGGCGTCCGGGCGGCTCTCGAATCAGGCCCCTGCTCGTGGGACGAACTCGTCGAGGCGGTGGTCGGCGACGTCGAGGACGAGCTGGAGGCGACGCTCGACGACCTCCAAGAACGAAACCGAGTTCGGTACAGCGGCCGCGACGGGGGGTACGTGTTGACCGATGAGTAG